A DNA window from Streptomyces parvus contains the following coding sequences:
- a CDS encoding protein kinase domain-containing protein — MSSASSTDPFQPLKADDPAVVGGYRLAAVLGAGGMGKVYLSYTPGGRPLALKVIRPEFGEDPEFRRRFQQEVRSAQRVQGLYTAPVIDSDTEGAQPWLATAYVPGPSLAHAVARHGGLPLRSVLLLTVGVAEALGVIHGAGIVHRDLKPANVLLAADGPRVIDFGIARAADTTALTGTGVSVGTPAFMAPEQAAAGTVTPATDVFALGQIAAYAAIGVPAFGEGPSHAVLYRIVHEDPDLSRLPDELRPLVSRCLSRDPADRPALADIIRMCHEISPEPLRQGEDWLPRSVAGSITERLRMPAPAPTPPPQPSAAPTPTEFAPGSAPTPPPGGPHYTPTGYAVASAPTQTGPGTQGAPGTPGTPGSPGAPGAPRSVPPGPWQQSAYQQGHPTSPPQPSGFQQPGFQQPGFQQSGFQQPGWGSTGFQPAAPRPKRTGLIIGASVFGALVVLGVIGNLLPKDSDTSGKGDRATSSSNGGSGGSGSADKARDKPADPRPVSYQGIDVTANYALKLADHPPRPLEDDGSGVSYGKGDFYFYRDDLFGDERVGSANGKLVVLKNSQKGSLEVCRQETRFTEKIELEQLTSGSQICVLSKAGHVAVVTYRGESGADDPSRYIAIDLTVWRNAEEAQMD, encoded by the coding sequence ATGAGCAGCGCGTCTTCGACCGATCCGTTCCAGCCGCTGAAGGCCGACGACCCGGCGGTGGTGGGGGGTTACCGGCTGGCCGCCGTGCTGGGCGCGGGCGGCATGGGCAAGGTGTATCTGTCGTACACGCCAGGCGGGCGGCCTCTCGCGCTCAAGGTGATCCGGCCCGAGTTCGGCGAGGACCCGGAGTTCCGGCGGCGTTTCCAGCAGGAGGTGCGGTCCGCGCAGCGGGTGCAGGGGCTGTACACCGCGCCGGTCATCGACTCGGACACCGAGGGCGCGCAGCCCTGGCTGGCCACGGCCTATGTGCCGGGCCCCTCGCTGGCGCACGCGGTGGCCCGGCACGGCGGACTGCCGTTGCGCAGTGTGCTGCTGCTGACGGTCGGGGTGGCCGAGGCGCTCGGAGTCATCCACGGTGCGGGCATCGTGCACCGTGATCTGAAGCCCGCGAACGTCCTGCTCGCCGCCGACGGCCCGCGGGTCATCGACTTCGGTATCGCCCGGGCCGCCGACACGACCGCCCTGACCGGTACGGGTGTCAGCGTCGGCACCCCGGCGTTCATGGCGCCGGAGCAGGCGGCGGCCGGCACCGTCACCCCGGCCACCGACGTCTTCGCCCTGGGGCAGATCGCCGCCTACGCCGCGATCGGCGTGCCCGCGTTCGGCGAGGGGCCCTCGCACGCCGTGCTTTACCGGATCGTCCACGAGGACCCCGACCTCAGCCGGCTGCCCGACGAACTCCGCCCCCTGGTCAGCCGCTGCCTCAGCCGTGACCCCGCCGACCGCCCCGCCCTGGCCGACATCATCCGCATGTGCCACGAGATCTCGCCCGAACCCCTGCGCCAGGGCGAGGACTGGCTTCCGCGGTCGGTCGCCGGGTCGATCACCGAGCGGCTGCGGATGCCCGCCCCCGCGCCGACGCCGCCCCCGCAGCCGAGCGCCGCGCCGACGCCCACCGAGTTCGCCCCGGGGAGCGCGCCGACCCCGCCGCCGGGAGGCCCCCACTACACCCCGACCGGTTACGCGGTGGCCTCCGCGCCGACGCAGACCGGCCCCGGTACGCAGGGGGCACCCGGTACACCGGGCACGCCCGGCTCTCCCGGAGCCCCGGGCGCTCCCCGGAGCGTGCCGCCCGGCCCGTGGCAGCAGAGCGCGTACCAGCAGGGGCACCCCACCTCGCCGCCCCAGCCCTCCGGCTTCCAGCAGCCGGGCTTTCAGCAGCCGGGCTTTCAGCAGTCGGGGTTCCAGCAGCCGGGCTGGGGCTCGACCGGTTTCCAGCCCGCCGCGCCGCGCCCCAAGCGGACGGGCCTGATCATCGGCGCTTCGGTCTTCGGCGCGCTGGTCGTCCTCGGAGTCATCGGCAACCTGCTGCCGAAGGACTCCGACACGTCCGGCAAGGGCGACCGGGCCACCTCGTCCTCCAACGGCGGTTCGGGCGGCAGCGGTTCCGCGGACAAGGCCCGGGACAAGCCGGCCGACCCGCGGCCGGTCTCGTACCAGGGCATCGACGTGACGGCGAACTACGCACTGAAGCTCGCCGACCATCCGCCCCGGCCGCTTGAGGACGACGGCAGCGGCGTCAGCTACGGCAAGGGGGACTTCTACTTCTACCGGGACGACCTCTTCGGCGACGAGAGGGTGGGCAGCGCCAACGGGAAACTGGTGGTGCTGAAGAACTCCCAGAAGGGCTCGCTGGAGGTCTGCCGCCAGGAGACCCGCTTCACCGAGAAGATCGAGCTCGAACAGCTCACGTCCGGATCGCAGATCTGCGTGCTCAGCAAGGCCGGACACGTCGCCGTGGTGACCTACCGCGGCGAGTCGGGCGCCGACGATCCGAGCCGCTACATCGCCATCGATCTGACGGTCTGGCGGAACGCCGAGGAAGCACAGATGGACTGA
- a CDS encoding IclR family transcriptional regulator: MGDQAGPEPTASVRQDLRLLEAAGAHPDGASVRQLARAAGLPELTAQRLLHELARDGYLDELDDGAFALHERGPRLQPAADGPTARERLRPLLSSLRDSLSAAVYLTLYDEGEIRVLEILDSPRAPRVDLWVSFQDAGHATALGKSVLRELDEEARANYLSRHSLTDLTPRTITRREELLRQLDGAPAGPLSMDRGEYARGTTCAAVPVYSGDQVGSIGISFRSDRMYRTTEVRARLLESAQRVTRRLTLPGR, translated from the coding sequence ATGGGTGACCAGGCCGGCCCCGAGCCGACGGCGTCCGTCCGGCAGGACCTCCGGTTGCTGGAGGCTGCTGGGGCACACCCGGACGGCGCCTCCGTGCGGCAGCTGGCCCGGGCGGCCGGGCTGCCGGAGCTCACCGCCCAAAGGCTCCTCCACGAGCTCGCCCGGGACGGCTATCTGGACGAGCTGGACGACGGTGCGTTCGCCCTCCACGAGCGGGGCCCCCGGCTGCAGCCCGCCGCCGACGGCCCGACAGCGCGGGAACGCCTCCGTCCCCTGCTGTCCTCGCTGCGCGACAGCCTGTCCGCCGCCGTCTATCTGACGCTCTACGACGAGGGCGAGATCCGGGTGCTGGAGATCCTCGACAGCCCGCGGGCCCCACGGGTGGACCTCTGGGTGAGCTTCCAGGACGCCGGACACGCCACAGCCCTCGGCAAGAGCGTGCTGCGCGAGCTGGACGAGGAGGCGCGCGCCAACTACCTGTCCCGGCACTCCCTCACCGACCTCACCCCCCGCACCATCACACGCCGGGAGGAGTTGCTGCGGCAGCTCGACGGCGCCCCCGCGGGCCCGCTCTCGATGGACCGGGGGGAGTACGCGCGGGGTACGACGTGCGCGGCGGTGCCGGTGTACAGCGGTGACCAGGTCGGTTCGATCGGCATCTCGTTCCGGTCGGACCGGATGTACCGGACCACCGAGGTCAGGGCGCGGTTGCTGGAGTCGGCGCAGCGAGTGACGCGCCGGCTGACGCTCCCGGGGCGCTGA
- a CDS encoding ATP-dependent Clp protease ATP-binding subunit: MSMAFGSPLGPSDPFSDLLNRFFGMSPASSPPAMQRVPIGRLLTESSHELLGRATSKAAEDGTADLDTEHLLWAATQVEPSRGLLSRAGVDPDALAARLDEVLPRESAEPSAQPGLTPAAKRTLTAAYARSQAAGVSYIGPEHILGALIDDADSGAGRFLGSDDLDVGKLRGSADRAAGQEGASGGQQPATTLDEFGRDLTEEAKAGKLDPVVGRAEEIEQTIEILSRRSKNNPVLIGEPGVGKTAIVEGLAQSIVAGEVPDTLKDKRVVSLDLSGMVAGAQYRGQFEERLKKVIEDVQKAEGEIILFIDELHTVVGAGATGEGSMDAGNMLKPALARGELHVVGATTIDEYRKHVEKDAALERRFQPVLVPEPTVEETVQILEGLRDAYEAHHQVRFADGALTAAAELSDRYISDRFLPDKAIDLMDQAGARVRLRSANRSTEVVSREDRLARLRREKDEAVAGEEFEKASGLKRQIAEVEGELAGIEERREGVVSVTSSDIADVVSRRTGIPVSQLTAGEKEKLLKLEERMHARIVGQGEAVTAVSEAVRRNRAGMGDPNRPVGSFLFLGPTGVGKTELAKTLAELLFGEDDRMIRFDMSEFQEKHTVARLVGAPPGYVGYDEAGQLTEKVRRNPYSVVLFDEVEKAHPDVFNTLLQILDDGRLTDGQGRTVDFRHCVVIMTSNIGAHRILAHKGDAAELKDELMEDLRGRFLPEFLNRIDDIIVFHSLTEDDLSEIVDHLLDRSKHRVHAQGMTLEVTEAAKKLLVAHGYQPEFGARPLRRTIQTELDNRVASLLLGGEAEPGDTIVADVVDDSLHCTIRKGDGAGETPAADTPDGKE; this comes from the coding sequence ATGTCGATGGCGTTCGGTTCACCCCTCGGTCCGTCCGATCCGTTCAGCGATCTGCTGAACCGGTTCTTCGGTATGTCGCCCGCTTCGTCGCCACCCGCGATGCAGCGCGTCCCGATCGGGCGGCTGCTGACGGAGTCCTCCCACGAACTGCTGGGCCGGGCGACGAGCAAGGCCGCCGAGGACGGCACCGCGGACCTCGACACCGAGCACCTGCTGTGGGCGGCGACCCAGGTCGAACCCTCGCGCGGGCTGTTGTCCCGGGCGGGGGTCGACCCCGACGCGCTCGCCGCGCGGCTCGACGAGGTGCTGCCCCGGGAGTCCGCCGAGCCGTCCGCCCAGCCGGGGCTCACCCCGGCGGCGAAGCGGACCCTTACAGCCGCCTACGCCCGCTCGCAGGCGGCCGGCGTGTCCTACATCGGCCCCGAGCACATCCTCGGCGCGCTCATCGACGACGCGGACTCCGGAGCCGGCCGGTTCCTGGGGTCGGACGACCTCGACGTGGGGAAGCTGCGCGGCTCGGCCGACCGGGCGGCGGGGCAGGAAGGCGCCTCCGGCGGGCAGCAGCCCGCGACGACCCTGGACGAGTTCGGCCGGGACCTCACGGAGGAGGCGAAGGCGGGGAAGCTCGACCCCGTGGTCGGGCGGGCCGAGGAGATCGAGCAGACCATCGAGATCCTCTCGCGGCGCTCCAAGAACAACCCCGTCCTCATCGGCGAGCCCGGCGTCGGCAAGACCGCCATCGTCGAGGGCCTGGCCCAGAGCATCGTCGCGGGCGAGGTCCCCGACACCCTCAAGGACAAGCGGGTCGTCTCCCTGGACCTGTCCGGCATGGTCGCCGGAGCCCAGTACCGCGGCCAGTTCGAGGAGCGGCTGAAGAAGGTCATCGAGGACGTGCAGAAGGCCGAGGGGGAGATCATCCTCTTCATCGACGAACTCCACACGGTCGTCGGCGCGGGCGCCACGGGCGAGGGCTCGATGGACGCGGGCAACATGCTCAAGCCCGCCCTCGCCCGCGGGGAACTGCACGTCGTGGGCGCGACGACGATCGACGAGTACCGCAAGCACGTCGAGAAGGACGCCGCCCTGGAGCGCCGCTTCCAGCCCGTCCTGGTGCCGGAGCCCACCGTCGAGGAGACCGTACAGATCCTCGAAGGGCTGCGGGACGCCTACGAAGCCCACCACCAGGTCCGCTTCGCCGACGGAGCCCTCACGGCGGCGGCCGAGCTGTCCGACCGCTACATCAGCGACCGCTTCCTGCCCGACAAGGCCATCGACCTGATGGACCAGGCCGGTGCCCGCGTACGGCTGCGCAGCGCGAACCGCTCCACCGAGGTCGTCAGCCGCGAGGACCGCCTCGCCAGGCTGCGGCGCGAGAAGGACGAGGCCGTCGCCGGTGAGGAGTTCGAGAAGGCGTCCGGCCTGAAGCGGCAGATCGCCGAGGTGGAGGGCGAACTCGCCGGGATCGAGGAGCGCCGCGAGGGCGTCGTCTCGGTCACCTCCTCCGACATCGCCGACGTCGTCTCCCGCCGTACCGGCATCCCGGTCTCCCAGCTCACCGCCGGCGAGAAGGAGAAACTCCTCAAGCTGGAGGAGCGGATGCACGCCCGGATCGTCGGCCAGGGCGAAGCCGTCACCGCCGTCTCCGAAGCCGTACGGCGCAACCGCGCCGGCATGGGCGACCCCAACCGGCCCGTCGGCTCGTTCCTCTTCCTCGGCCCCACCGGCGTCGGCAAGACGGAGCTGGCCAAGACACTGGCCGAGCTGCTGTTCGGCGAGGACGACCGCATGATCCGCTTCGACATGAGCGAGTTCCAGGAGAAGCACACGGTCGCCCGGCTCGTCGGAGCCCCTCCCGGATACGTCGGTTACGACGAGGCCGGCCAGCTCACCGAGAAGGTGCGGCGCAACCCCTACAGCGTCGTCCTGTTCGACGAGGTCGAGAAGGCGCACCCCGACGTCTTCAACACGCTGCTCCAGATCCTCGACGACGGCCGCCTCACCGACGGGCAGGGCCGCACCGTCGACTTCCGCCACTGCGTCGTCATCATGACGTCCAACATCGGCGCCCACCGCATCCTCGCCCACAAGGGCGACGCCGCCGAGCTCAAGGACGAGCTGATGGAGGACCTGCGCGGCCGGTTCCTCCCCGAGTTCCTCAACCGCATCGACGACATCATCGTCTTCCACAGCCTCACCGAGGACGACCTGTCCGAGATCGTCGACCACCTCCTGGACCGCAGCAAGCACCGCGTCCACGCCCAGGGCATGACCCTGGAGGTCACCGAGGCTGCGAAGAAGCTCCTGGTCGCCCACGGCTACCAGCCGGAGTTCGGCGCCCGCCCGCTGCGCCGCACGATCCAGACGGAACTGGACAACCGCGTCGCCTCCCTGCTGCTCGGCGGCGAAGCCGAACCCGGGGACACGATCGTCGCCGACGTGGTCGACGACTCCCTGCACTGCACCATCCGCAAGGGCGACGGTGCCGGAGAGACTCCCGCCGCCGACACCCCCGACGGCAAGGAGTGA
- a CDS encoding acyl-CoA dehydrogenase family protein codes for MAVSASLLFNPRTYDPEHFDPETRRLLRATVDWFEARGKRRLIEDYRSRAWLGDFLDFAAREGLFATFLTPASAAAKDDQRWDTARIAALNEIFGFYGLDYWYAWQVTILGLGPVWQSDNAEARARAAELLAQGEVFAFGLSEKTHGADIYSTDMLLTPDGEGGFRASGSKYYIGNGNAAGLVSVFGRRTDVEGPDGYVFFAADSRHEAYRLVKNVVDSSKYVSEFRLADYPVAPADILHTGRAAFDAALNTVNVGKFNLCTASIGICEHAMYEAVTHASNRILYGRPVTAFPHVRRELTDAYVRLVGMKLFSDRAVDYFRSAGPDDRRYLLFNPMTKMKVTTEGEKVIDLMWDVIAAKGFEKDNYFAQAAIEIRGLPKLEGTVHVNLALILKFMRNHLLAPVDHPAVPTRLDAADDAFLFQQGPARGLGSVRFHDWRTAFDAYAEVPNVARFREQADALCTFVGTAAPDEEQSRDLDLLLAVGQLFALVVHGQLILEQARLTGLDEELLDELFAVLVRDFSAHAVELHGKDSATEDQQNWALGAVRRPVVDAARSARIWERVEALSGAYEMEQ; via the coding sequence ATGGCCGTGTCCGCGTCGCTCCTGTTCAACCCGCGCACCTACGACCCCGAGCACTTCGACCCGGAGACCCGCAGGCTGCTCCGCGCCACCGTCGACTGGTTCGAGGCGCGCGGCAAGCGCCGGCTGATCGAGGACTACCGCTCCCGCGCCTGGCTCGGCGACTTCCTCGACTTCGCCGCGCGGGAAGGGCTGTTCGCCACCTTCCTCACCCCCGCCTCCGCCGCGGCGAAGGACGACCAGCGCTGGGACACCGCCCGGATCGCCGCACTCAACGAGATCTTCGGCTTCTACGGCCTCGACTACTGGTACGCCTGGCAGGTGACCATCCTCGGTCTCGGCCCGGTCTGGCAGAGCGACAACGCCGAGGCCCGCGCCCGGGCGGCCGAACTCCTCGCCCAGGGCGAGGTGTTCGCCTTCGGCCTCTCCGAGAAGACCCACGGCGCCGACATCTACTCCACCGACATGCTGCTGACGCCGGACGGCGAGGGGGGCTTCCGGGCCTCCGGCTCCAAGTACTACATCGGCAACGGCAACGCCGCCGGTCTCGTCTCGGTCTTCGGCCGCCGCACCGACGTCGAGGGCCCCGACGGCTACGTCTTCTTCGCCGCCGACAGCCGCCACGAGGCGTACCGGCTCGTGAAGAACGTCGTCGACTCCTCCAAGTACGTCAGCGAGTTCCGCCTCGCCGACTACCCGGTGGCGCCCGCCGACATCCTGCACACCGGCCGCGCCGCCTTCGACGCCGCGCTCAACACCGTCAACGTCGGCAAGTTCAACCTCTGCACCGCCTCCATCGGCATCTGCGAGCACGCGATGTACGAGGCGGTCACGCACGCGAGCAACCGCATCCTCTACGGCCGTCCCGTCACCGCCTTCCCGCACGTGCGCCGCGAGCTGACCGACGCCTACGTCCGGCTCGTCGGGATGAAGCTGTTCAGCGACCGCGCCGTCGACTACTTCCGCTCCGCCGGGCCCGACGACCGCCGCTACCTCCTCTTCAACCCGATGACGAAGATGAAGGTGACCACGGAGGGCGAGAAGGTCATCGACCTGATGTGGGACGTCATCGCCGCCAAGGGTTTCGAGAAGGACAACTACTTCGCCCAGGCCGCCATCGAGATCCGGGGCCTGCCGAAGCTGGAGGGCACGGTCCACGTGAACCTCGCGCTGATCCTGAAGTTCATGCGGAACCACCTGCTCGCGCCGGTCGACCACCCGGCCGTCCCGACCCGCCTCGACGCCGCCGACGACGCGTTCCTCTTCCAGCAGGGACCGGCACGCGGTCTCGGCTCCGTCCGCTTCCACGACTGGCGCACCGCGTTCGACGCGTACGCCGAGGTGCCGAACGTCGCCCGCTTCCGCGAGCAGGCCGACGCCCTGTGCACGTTCGTCGGGACGGCCGCCCCCGACGAGGAGCAGAGCCGCGACCTCGACCTCCTCCTCGCCGTCGGCCAGCTCTTCGCCCTGGTCGTCCACGGCCAGCTGATCCTGGAGCAGGCCCGGCTGACCGGCCTGGACGAGGAACTGCTGGACGAACTGTTCGCCGTCCTCGTCCGCGACTTCTCCGCGCACGCCGTCGAACTGCACGGCAAGGACTCCGCCACCGAGGACCAGCAGAACTGGGCGCTGGGCGCGGTCCGCCGTCCCGTCGTCGACGCGGCCCGTTCGGCGCGGATCTGGGAGCGTGTGGAGGCGCTGTCGGGGGCGTACGAGATGGAGCAGTAG
- a CDS encoding PadR family transcriptional regulator, producing MALDHAILVSLLERPGSGYELARRFERSIGYFWTATHQQIYRVLGRMVADGLLLVREVEQQGRPDKKEYSVTGPGRAALAAWLHKPIEPESLRHDLAVKIRGAAFDDPAALIDEVERHRQVHRDRLAHYLAGELRDFTGPDAPAPPDAGQELQHVVLRGGIAYERMTIAWLDDVLATLHRLEAAGPGA from the coding sequence ATGGCCCTCGACCACGCGATCCTCGTCTCCCTGCTGGAGCGGCCCGGCTCCGGCTATGAGCTGGCCCGGCGGTTCGAGCGGTCCATCGGCTACTTCTGGACCGCCACCCACCAGCAGATCTACCGCGTCCTGGGCCGCATGGTGGCCGACGGCCTCCTCCTGGTCCGCGAGGTGGAGCAGCAGGGCCGGCCGGACAAGAAGGAGTACTCCGTCACCGGGCCGGGCCGGGCCGCCCTCGCCGCGTGGCTGCACAAGCCCATCGAGCCGGAGAGCCTGCGGCACGATCTCGCCGTGAAGATCCGGGGCGCGGCCTTCGACGACCCGGCCGCCCTGATCGACGAGGTCGAGCGCCACCGCCAGGTGCACCGCGACCGGCTCGCGCACTACCTCGCCGGGGAACTGCGCGACTTCACCGGGCCGGACGCCCCCGCGCCGCCGGACGCGGGCCAGGAACTCCAGCACGTCGTGCTGCGGGGCGGTATCGCGTACGAGCGCATGACGATCGCCTGGCTCGACGACGTACTCGCCACGCTCCACCGGCTCGAAGCCGCGGGCCCCGGCGCCTGA
- a CDS encoding SDR family oxidoreductase, whose amino-acid sequence MTRGEQPQDPNHLHPRPDFPQQDQEHPGWTGPMDPPPDHGEDSYRGSDLLVDRKALITGGDSGIGRAVALAFAREGADVVLTHLPEEEKEAAETVRLVEEAGRKGVAVACDIRDEKQCRSLVERAVSEGGRIDILVNNAAYQMSQPDGISAISTEQFDRVVRTNLYGMFWLCKTALPHIPAGGSIINTTSVQAYKPSPHLLDYAMTKGAIVTFTQGLAQMLAADGVRVNAVAPGPVWTPLIPATLPDTAEFGKQSPLGRPAQPAEMAPAYVFLASANASFITGEIMNATGGTPLP is encoded by the coding sequence ATGACGAGGGGCGAACAGCCGCAGGACCCGAACCATCTCCACCCCCGCCCGGACTTCCCCCAGCAGGACCAGGAGCATCCCGGCTGGACCGGGCCCATGGACCCCCCGCCCGACCACGGCGAGGACTCCTACCGGGGCAGCGACCTGCTCGTCGACCGCAAGGCACTGATCACCGGCGGGGACTCGGGCATCGGCCGTGCGGTGGCCCTGGCCTTCGCACGGGAGGGCGCGGACGTGGTGCTGACCCACCTTCCCGAGGAGGAGAAGGAGGCCGCCGAGACCGTCCGGCTGGTGGAGGAGGCCGGGCGGAAGGGCGTGGCGGTCGCCTGCGACATCCGGGACGAGAAGCAGTGCCGCTCGCTCGTGGAACGGGCCGTGTCCGAGGGCGGCCGCATCGACATCCTGGTGAACAACGCGGCGTACCAGATGTCCCAGCCCGACGGGATCTCCGCGATCTCGACCGAACAGTTCGACCGGGTGGTGCGCACGAACCTGTACGGGATGTTCTGGCTGTGCAAGACCGCCCTTCCGCACATCCCGGCGGGCGGCTCGATCATCAACACCACGTCGGTGCAGGCGTACAAGCCGAGCCCGCATCTGCTCGACTACGCCATGACGAAGGGGGCGATCGTCACCTTCACCCAGGGTCTCGCCCAGATGCTCGCCGCCGACGGCGTCCGCGTGAACGCGGTGGCCCCCGGGCCCGTCTGGACACCGCTCATCCCGGCCACGCTGCCCGACACGGCCGAGTTCGGGAAGCAGAGCCCCCTGGGCCGTCCCGCGCAGCCCGCCGAGATGGCACCGGCCTATGTCTTCCTCGCGTCGGCGAACGCCTCGTTCATCACCGGCGAGATCATGAACGCCACCGGCGGCACGCCCCTTCCCTGA
- a CDS encoding GAF and ANTAR domain-containing protein — protein MTDRPVAEVPDTTALLLETTSLDDFLRALARSALALVEEADACGITLERLGRPVTVSSVGAAATKLDEAQYGQDDGPCLQAMRTGREVSVPDTLRESRWADYPAYAAVCGARSSLSLPIAPHSHTAGALNLYAPVPHAFDTADLTALRLLTAQATGAIALAQRIADTEEFAADLEAALRSRTVIDQAIGVVVGQQRCTPEKAFDVLRTASQHRNIKLRELCAELIASITGEVPPEGRIQPRG, from the coding sequence ATGACTGACAGGCCCGTGGCCGAGGTGCCGGACACGACCGCGCTGCTCCTGGAGACCACGTCCCTGGACGACTTCCTGCGTGCCCTCGCCCGGAGCGCCCTCGCCCTGGTGGAGGAGGCCGACGCCTGCGGCATCACGCTGGAGAGGCTGGGGCGTCCCGTCACCGTCTCCAGCGTGGGGGCCGCCGCGACGAAGCTGGACGAGGCCCAGTACGGGCAGGACGACGGCCCGTGCCTCCAGGCGATGCGCACCGGCCGGGAGGTCAGCGTGCCCGACACCCTGCGGGAGAGCCGCTGGGCCGACTACCCCGCCTACGCCGCGGTCTGCGGCGCCCGCTCCTCGCTGTCGTTGCCGATCGCACCGCACAGCCACACGGCAGGGGCCCTCAATCTGTACGCGCCCGTCCCGCACGCCTTCGACACGGCCGACCTGACGGCGCTGAGGCTCCTCACCGCGCAGGCCACCGGGGCCATCGCGCTGGCCCAGCGCATCGCGGACACCGAGGAGTTCGCCGCGGACCTGGAGGCCGCGCTGCGCTCGCGCACCGTCATCGACCAGGCGATCGGGGTGGTGGTCGGCCAGCAGCGCTGCACCCCGGAGAAGGCTTTCGACGTCCTGCGCACGGCGTCCCAGCACCGCAACATCAAACTGCGCGAACTCTGTGCCGAGTTGATCGCCAGCATCACCGGCGAGGTCCCGCCCGAGGGCCGCATCCAGCCCCGGGGCTGA
- a CDS encoding STAS domain-containing protein, whose protein sequence is MFLLSYHLDAAHLVVELGEVVDLDNESAIEREIVRLLPCCGPRAVIVDIRTSLLTPRAVGLLLRVRGQAEERGISTAVVAGYDQAREILSAAGLHRVLRVAATLPGAELRSRGCRPEPVASRNAKPGGRWSAPPSTGASPRPLGPYADTSRPRVPGER, encoded by the coding sequence ATGTTCCTGCTCAGCTATCACCTCGACGCCGCCCACCTGGTCGTGGAACTGGGCGAAGTGGTCGACCTCGACAACGAGTCGGCGATCGAGCGCGAGATCGTCCGCCTGCTGCCGTGCTGCGGCCCCCGGGCGGTCATCGTGGACATCCGCACCTCCCTGCTCACCCCCCGGGCCGTGGGGCTCCTCCTGCGGGTACGGGGCCAGGCCGAGGAGCGGGGCATCTCGACGGCCGTGGTGGCGGGGTACGACCAGGCCCGCGAGATCCTGAGCGCCGCCGGGCTCCACCGCGTACTGCGGGTCGCCGCCACCCTCCCGGGAGCGGAGCTGCGCAGCCGGGGGTGCCGGCCGGAGCCGGTGGCCTCCCGTAACGCGAAGCCCGGCGGCCGATGGAGCGCGCCGCCGTCCACCGGGGCCTCGCCGCGGCCGCTCGGCCCGTACGCGGACACGTCCCGGCCCCGCGTCCCGGGTGAGCGCTGA
- a CDS encoding GAF and ANTAR domain-containing protein: MADDGVLTPGPPDLVSLLLDTDTLDEFLRALARSALHMSPTADGCGVTLERQNRPLTVASAGISAPPLDEAQYGQDDGPCLEALREGHEVSVSDMREERRWNGYPAFAVASGTRSSLSLPIAAHSHTAGALNLYSPKENGFADADLSGLRALAAQATGAVALAQRLSDTRTFTSDLEAALQSRAVIDQAAGIVMNQRRCSSEEALRTLRTASQHRNVKLRDLCAQLVGSVSGTPPTGGRVLRPRP; this comes from the coding sequence ATGGCTGATGACGGAGTGCTCACGCCGGGTCCGCCCGACCTCGTCTCCCTTCTGCTGGACACGGACACGCTGGACGAGTTCCTCCGGGCACTGGCCCGGAGCGCCCTGCACATGTCGCCCACGGCCGACGGGTGCGGGGTCACCCTGGAGCGTCAGAACCGCCCCCTGACCGTGGCGAGCGCGGGTATCAGCGCCCCGCCGCTGGACGAGGCCCAGTACGGGCAGGACGACGGCCCCTGCCTGGAGGCGCTGCGCGAGGGGCACGAGGTCAGCGTGAGCGACATGCGCGAGGAGCGCCGGTGGAACGGCTACCCCGCCTTCGCGGTCGCCTCCGGGACCCGGTCGTCGCTGTCCCTGCCGATCGCGGCGCACTCCCATACGGCGGGCGCCCTGAACCTCTACTCGCCGAAGGAGAACGGCTTCGCGGACGCCGATCTGAGCGGGCTGCGCGCCCTCGCCGCCCAGGCGACGGGGGCCGTCGCCCTCGCCCAGCGGCTCTCGGACACCCGGACCTTCACCTCCGACCTGGAAGCCGCTCTCCAGTCACGCGCCGTGATCGACCAGGCGGCCGGGATCGTCATGAACCAGCGCCGCTGCAGTTCGGAGGAGGCGCTGCGGACCCTGCGTACCGCGTCGCAGCATCGCAACGTGAAACTCCGGGACCTCTGTGCGCAGTTGGTCGGCAGCGTCTCCGGCACGCCTCCCACCGGCGGCCGCGTCCTGCGCCCCCGTCCGTGA